A window of Deinococcus arcticus contains these coding sequences:
- the pheS gene encoding phenylalanine--tRNA ligase subunit alpha, with protein MQHEAIQEIAAAGSLETLQAVKTRYVGKSGLVTKELGALGKLPPEERRARGAEINAVRQAIQAALDEREAALRREALDAKLAGEAIDVTLPGLPLPAGGLHPINRVYEDLVNIYERLGYAVVEGPEVEDEHHNFEALNVPWYHPARDLQDTFWLEDGRLLRTHTSPMQVRYMVDHEPDLKVVVRGKVYRYEATDATHESMFHQLEGLVVGDGISMADLKGTIAEMARGLYGAGARVRFQPSYYPFVEPGADFAVYWDNPRGESKWLELGGCGMIHPNVFKAVDDLREAQGKPRVYEGKTGFAFGLGPERIAMLKYKIPDIRYFYANDPRVIGQFRGELG; from the coding sequence ATGCAGCACGAAGCCATTCAAGAGATCGCCGCCGCCGGCAGCCTGGAGACCCTGCAGGCCGTCAAGACCAGGTATGTGGGCAAAAGCGGCCTGGTCACGAAAGAACTGGGCGCTCTGGGCAAACTGCCCCCCGAGGAGCGCCGGGCCCGGGGCGCCGAGATCAACGCGGTGCGTCAGGCCATTCAGGCGGCGCTGGACGAGCGCGAGGCGGCCCTCAGGCGCGAGGCCCTGGACGCCAAACTGGCGGGTGAGGCCATAGACGTGACCCTGCCCGGCCTGCCCCTGCCGGCCGGCGGCCTGCACCCCATCAACCGCGTGTACGAGGACCTCGTGAACATCTACGAGCGCCTGGGCTACGCGGTGGTGGAAGGCCCCGAGGTGGAAGACGAGCACCACAACTTCGAGGCCCTGAACGTGCCCTGGTACCACCCGGCGCGCGACCTGCAAGACACCTTCTGGCTGGAGGACGGCCGTCTGTTACGGACCCACACCAGCCCCATGCAGGTGCGCTACATGGTGGACCACGAGCCGGACCTGAAGGTGGTCGTGCGGGGCAAGGTGTACCGCTACGAGGCCACCGACGCCACCCACGAGAGCATGTTTCACCAGCTGGAAGGGCTGGTGGTGGGCGACGGCATCTCCATGGCCGACCTGAAGGGCACGATTGCCGAGATGGCGCGCGGCCTGTACGGCGCGGGCGCCAGGGTGCGCTTCCAGCCCAGCTACTACCCCTTCGTGGAACCCGGCGCCGACTTCGCCGTGTACTGGGACAACCCGCGCGGCGAGAGCAAATGGCTGGAGCTGGGCGGCTGCGGCATGATTCACCCCAACGTGTTCAAGGCCGTGGACGATCTGCGCGAGGCCCAGGGCAAGCCCCGCGTGTACGAGGGCAAAACCGGCTTTGCCTTTGGCCTGGGCCCCGAGCGCATTGCCATGCTGAAGTACAAGATTCCGGATATTCGCTACTTCTACGCGAATGATCCGAGGGTGATCGGGCAGTTTCGGGGGGAGTTGGGGTGA
- a CDS encoding nicotinate phosphoribosyltransferase encodes MTRIDDQNLILDTDSYKSSHFLQYPQGTTRLFSYLESRGGRYPVTRFFGLQYILDRYLTRRVTAEMVEEARDLIEAHGEPFPFEGWMRVVNVHGGRLPLEVRAVPEGTLVPIHNVLMSVTNTDPELPWLVGWFETMLMRVWYPTTVATQSYHIREIIRVALDRTSDRAAEELPFKLHDFGSRGVSSRESAGLGGLAHLINFMGSDTLEALRVARNHYGADIAGYSIPAAEHSTVTSWGKAHEVDAYRNMVTHFGKPGGVFAVVSDSYDLKHAINVHWGETLKQQVIDSGGTLVVRPDSGDPPAMVRLAVNALAAKYGTTTNAKGYKVLSHVRVIQGDGIDEQTIRQILDNLEVDGFSAENVAFGMGGALLQKVDRDTQKFAYKASAGLIDGEYRGIYKDPVTDPGKRSKDGVLDLVLEGGRMITKAYKTFDTDFPGSLMRVVYRDGELLVRDTLDTVRGRA; translated from the coding sequence ATGACCCGCATTGACGACCAGAACCTGATTCTCGACACCGACTCGTACAAGAGCAGCCACTTTCTGCAGTACCCGCAGGGCACCACGCGGCTGTTCTCGTACCTGGAATCGCGAGGTGGGCGTTACCCGGTCACGCGCTTTTTTGGGTTGCAGTACATCCTGGACCGCTACCTGACCCGGCGCGTGACAGCGGAGATGGTGGAGGAAGCGCGTGACCTGATCGAGGCGCACGGCGAGCCCTTTCCGTTCGAGGGCTGGATGCGGGTGGTGAACGTGCACGGCGGGCGTCTGCCACTGGAAGTGCGCGCGGTGCCCGAAGGCACACTGGTGCCCATCCACAACGTGCTGATGAGCGTGACCAACACCGACCCCGAGCTGCCCTGGCTGGTGGGCTGGTTTGAGACCATGCTGATGCGGGTGTGGTACCCCACCACGGTGGCCACCCAGAGCTACCACATCCGCGAGATCATCCGCGTGGCGCTGGACCGCACCTCGGACCGCGCCGCCGAGGAACTGCCCTTCAAACTGCACGACTTTGGCAGCCGGGGAGTCAGCAGCCGCGAAAGCGCGGGCCTGGGCGGCCTGGCCCACCTGATCAACTTCATGGGCAGCGATACCCTGGAAGCCCTGCGGGTGGCGCGCAACCACTACGGCGCCGACATCGCCGGGTATTCCATTCCAGCGGCCGAACACAGTACGGTCACCAGCTGGGGCAAGGCGCACGAGGTGGACGCCTACCGCAACATGGTCACGCACTTTGGCAAGCCCGGCGGGGTGTTCGCGGTGGTCAGCGATTCGTACGACCTCAAGCACGCCATCAACGTGCACTGGGGCGAAACGCTGAAACAGCAGGTGATTGACTCCGGCGGCACCCTGGTGGTGCGCCCGGACAGTGGGGACCCCCCGGCCATGGTGCGGCTGGCTGTAAACGCCCTGGCAGCCAAATACGGCACCACGACAAACGCAAAGGGCTACAAGGTGCTGAGCCACGTGCGCGTGATTCAGGGCGACGGAATTGACGAACAGACCATCCGCCAGATTCTGGACAACCTGGAGGTGGACGGCTTCAGCGCCGAGAACGTGGCCTTTGGCATGGGCGGCGCGCTGCTGCAGAAGGTGGACCGCGACACACAGAAATTTGCCTACAAGGCCAGCGCCGGGCTGATTGACGGCGAATACCGGGGCATCTACAAGGACCCCGTGACCGACCCCGGCAAGCGCAGCAAGGACGGCGTGCTGGATCTGGTGCTGGAAGGCGGGCGCATGATCACGAAGGCTTATAAAACCTTCGACACCGACTTCCCCGGCAGCCTGATGCGCGTGGTGTACCGCGACGGCGAACTGCTGGTGCGCGACACGCTGGACACGGTGCGGGGCCGGGCGTAA
- a CDS encoding Gldg family protein, whose product MQPNLPVRRLMALASLALLLPACGRTAQGSAPLAALAAAGEPVLNELYYDAPGTDAGTFIELKGPAGKSLSGYTLAAYDTAGTQYRTVTLSGTIPASGYYVVAQDTTVASRTLVSSGADLNNGSGSLHLLKSGALVDAVAYGSPTTGRGEGTPAPTTGAGSALARVPDGQDTGANSADFKVQGATPGAANGGGTGGGGGTGKKVLFDLTKAEDAGNADWRIDGAYSDYAAALRGLGYTVASLTGSAVTSTSLSGVAVLVIPEPQNPFSDSERAAIQSFVQNGGGVFFITDHRVSDRNNNGWDSPEVFNGWDGSSPTSVSATLQASLNTDGLFGLGASFNSSFSDPVYTATPLTSHPILNGVSSAGVYVGTSVDVRSGTALMGTGGKTYLAVNTVGTGRVAMWGDSATFGDNTYSDGSTGQYNNWPNLGNAALGKNVVRWLAGDL is encoded by the coding sequence ATGCAACCCAATCTGCCGGTCCGGCGCCTGATGGCGCTCGCTTCCCTTGCCCTTCTTCTGCCTGCCTGCGGCCGCACCGCGCAGGGCAGCGCTCCGCTGGCGGCGCTGGCGGCAGCGGGCGAACCCGTCCTGAACGAGTTGTACTACGACGCCCCGGGCACCGACGCGGGCACCTTCATCGAACTGAAGGGCCCGGCTGGCAAAAGCCTGAGCGGCTACACGCTGGCGGCCTATGACACGGCGGGCACCCAGTACCGCACGGTCACCCTGTCGGGCACCATTCCGGCCAGCGGGTATTACGTGGTGGCGCAGGACACGACTGTGGCCAGCCGCACCCTGGTCAGCAGCGGCGCAGACCTGAACAACGGCAGCGGCAGCCTGCACCTGCTGAAGTCGGGCGCCTTGGTGGACGCCGTGGCCTACGGCAGCCCCACGACGGGCCGGGGCGAGGGCACGCCGGCCCCCACCACCGGCGCGGGCAGCGCCCTGGCCCGCGTGCCGGACGGCCAGGACACGGGCGCCAACAGCGCCGATTTCAAGGTGCAGGGGGCCACCCCGGGCGCGGCCAACGGGGGCGGCACGGGCGGGGGCGGGGGCACCGGCAAGAAGGTGCTGTTTGACCTCACCAAGGCCGAGGACGCGGGCAACGCCGACTGGCGCATTGACGGCGCGTACAGCGACTACGCGGCGGCCCTGCGTGGCCTGGGCTATACGGTGGCCAGTCTGACCGGCAGCGCCGTGACCTCCACCAGCCTCTCCGGCGTGGCTGTGCTGGTGATCCCCGAGCCGCAGAACCCCTTCAGCGACAGCGAGCGCGCGGCCATCCAGAGCTTCGTGCAGAACGGCGGCGGGGTCTTTTTCATCACGGACCACCGGGTCAGTGACCGCAACAACAACGGCTGGGACAGTCCTGAAGTCTTCAACGGCTGGGACGGCAGCAGTCCGACCAGCGTGAGTGCCACCCTGCAAGCCAGTCTGAACACCGACGGGCTGTTCGGCCTGGGGGCTTCGTTCAATTCCAGCTTCAGCGATCCGGTGTACACGGCCACGCCGCTGACCAGCCACCCCATCCTGAACGGGGTGAGCAGCGCCGGGGTCTACGTGGGCACCAGCGTGGACGTGCGCTCGGGCACAGCGCTGATGGGCACCGGGGGCAAAACCTATCTGGCGGTGAACACGGTCGGCACGGGCCGCGTGGCCATGTGGGGCGACAGCGCCACCTTTGGCGACAACACCTATTCCGACGGCAGCACCGGGCAGTACAACAACTGGCCCAACCTGGGCAACGCCGCGCTGGGCAAGAATGTGGTGCGCTGGCTGGCGGGCGACCTTTAA
- a CDS encoding NUDIX domain-containing protein, with protein MNRPRSVGILFNDQNQVLLMLRRKAGRTYATLPGGGIEGKETPAEACAREMLEEVNLVVEVVREVLTLKNLGHQEHYFLTRLLSGEMRLGDGPEGVRHSEENSYEPAWVGVQDLDAVNLVPEQAREMVRGLVPS; from the coding sequence GTGAATCGCCCCCGTTCCGTTGGCATCCTCTTCAATGACCAGAACCAAGTCCTGCTGATGTTGCGGCGCAAGGCAGGGCGTACCTACGCCACCCTGCCCGGCGGCGGCATTGAGGGCAAGGAAACCCCGGCCGAAGCCTGCGCCCGCGAGATGCTGGAAGAAGTGAACCTGGTCGTGGAAGTCGTTCGCGAAGTCCTGACGCTGAAGAACCTCGGTCACCAGGAACATTACTTCCTGACCCGCCTCCTGTCCGGCGAGATGCGCCTGGGCGACGGCCCCGAAGGCGTGCGCCACAGCGAAGAGAACTCGTATGAGCCCGCCTGGGTGGGCGTGCAGGATCTGGACGCCGTGAATCTGGTGCCGGAGCAGGCAAGGGAAATGGTGCGGGGGCTGGTGCCGTCCTGA
- a CDS encoding phenylalanine--tRNA ligase subunit beta: MNIPYSWLKELVPALPPLSELEPVFAQLGLPLEGVEDVPAPPEGVLLVTVTAAEPIEGTQLTRLTLDTGANGERVIASGAPNAVGLPAGTMLALVSPGTTLGGMTYGVRALQGVESWGMAASAKELGVGESSAGLMLFPAGTAAPGTPMRELWAADQVLDVEVTPNRADVLSALGLARDLAAFLKLELKPPPAGPEASGEGEIRVSLPDKGRVIERDPTQKLRFGCDHFVARTVGGLRNGPAPLWMQRRVTLSGMRSIDLIVDTSNYVMLELGQPTALYDRRDVADDTLLVAFGRRQGELVRDLMGHEHTVGPEDLLILDGQERPISSVAEAFQNAGQPQPGQGVLGIAGIVGGDHGHVRADTTDVVIEVAHFDPVLLRRTSTRLGLKTDAVYRYERGVDPLLPPRAAARLVGLLAEAGGTVHPGATVVGQPEVPGRIEATGEQIRALLGMGVDTAEMRGILSRLGCAVAGEGDALSVQPPSWRVDLTIWQDLAEEVARLHGYAHLPETLPTLRVHESNIGAEKEGVARSTLRRTLAGLGFQEVVTYTFTSDEEAARARAERPGVRLQNPLSTDRTALRTALYPSLLKAAGMQTGGERTLLFELGRIFPASGEAERLGLLMRGPLAPDTHEDGLPGDFRAFKGLVESLAATLGAALEVRQLRGSAVPAALHPGIAGEVVWNGQPVGWLGALHPEIAQAFSLKGETFLLEAALPLPGREWAFRDPSRAPAAWRDLAVITPAGVSYGEVAAVLGREGGELLQRTEPFDVFMGEQIGAGNRSVAVRLTYRGDRTLTEEEIDAVFQRQIAAVKAQGWSIREK, translated from the coding sequence ATGAACATCCCCTATTCCTGGCTCAAAGAACTTGTTCCGGCCTTACCGCCCCTGTCCGAACTGGAACCCGTCTTCGCCCAGCTGGGCCTGCCCCTGGAAGGCGTCGAGGACGTGCCTGCGCCGCCCGAAGGCGTGCTGCTGGTTACGGTCACCGCCGCCGAGCCCATTGAAGGCACCCAGCTGACCAGACTCACGCTGGACACGGGCGCAAACGGTGAGCGCGTCATTGCCAGCGGTGCCCCCAACGCGGTGGGGCTGCCGGCCGGCACCATGCTGGCACTGGTCTCGCCCGGCACCACCCTGGGCGGCATGACCTACGGCGTGCGGGCCCTGCAGGGCGTGGAGTCCTGGGGCATGGCCGCCAGCGCCAAGGAACTGGGCGTGGGCGAAAGCAGCGCCGGGCTGATGCTGTTTCCGGCCGGCACGGCGGCCCCTGGCACCCCCATGCGCGAGCTGTGGGCCGCCGATCAGGTGCTGGACGTGGAGGTGACCCCCAACCGCGCCGACGTGCTGAGTGCCCTGGGTCTGGCCCGCGACCTCGCGGCGTTCCTGAAGCTGGAATTGAAGCCGCCGCCCGCCGGCCCCGAGGCCAGCGGCGAGGGCGAAATCCGCGTCTCCCTCCCCGATAAGGGCCGGGTTATCGAGCGTGATCCGACCCAGAAGCTGCGGTTTGGCTGTGACCATTTCGTGGCGCGGACCGTGGGCGGCCTGCGCAACGGGCCCGCGCCCCTGTGGATGCAGCGCCGCGTGACCCTCTCGGGAATGCGCTCCATTGACCTGATCGTGGACACCAGCAACTACGTGATGCTGGAGCTGGGCCAGCCCACCGCGCTGTACGACCGCCGCGATGTGGCAGACGACACCCTGCTGGTGGCCTTTGGTCGCCGCCAGGGCGAACTCGTGCGCGACCTGATGGGCCACGAGCACACGGTGGGCCCGGAAGACCTGCTGATTCTGGACGGCCAGGAGCGGCCTATTTCCAGCGTGGCCGAAGCGTTCCAGAACGCCGGCCAGCCGCAGCCGGGCCAGGGCGTGCTGGGCATTGCGGGCATCGTGGGCGGCGATCATGGCCACGTGCGCGCCGACACCACCGACGTGGTGATTGAAGTGGCGCACTTCGATCCCGTCCTGCTGCGCCGCACCAGCACCCGCCTGGGCCTCAAGACCGACGCCGTGTACCGCTACGAACGTGGCGTGGACCCCCTGCTGCCGCCCCGCGCCGCCGCCCGGCTGGTGGGCCTGCTGGCCGAGGCAGGCGGCACCGTCCACCCCGGCGCCACGGTGGTGGGCCAGCCGGAGGTCCCGGGCCGCATTGAAGCGACGGGCGAGCAGATTCGCGCCCTGCTGGGCATGGGGGTGGACACCGCCGAGATGCGGGGCATCCTGAGCCGCCTGGGTTGCGCCGTGGCGGGCGAGGGCGACGCGCTCAGCGTGCAGCCCCCCTCGTGGCGGGTGGACCTGACCATCTGGCAGGACCTTGCCGAAGAAGTGGCCCGCCTGCACGGCTACGCCCACCTGCCCGAAACCCTGCCCACCCTGCGCGTGCACGAGAGCAACATCGGCGCCGAGAAAGAAGGCGTGGCGCGCAGCACCTTGCGCCGCACCCTGGCGGGGCTGGGTTTTCAGGAGGTCGTGACCTACACCTTCACCAGCGACGAGGAAGCGGCCAGGGCCCGCGCCGAGCGCCCCGGCGTGCGCCTGCAAAACCCCCTGAGCACCGACCGCACGGCCCTGCGCACCGCGCTGTACCCCAGCCTCCTCAAAGCGGCGGGCATGCAGACAGGCGGCGAGCGCACCCTGCTGTTCGAGCTTGGCCGCATTTTCCCCGCCAGCGGCGAAGCCGAGCGCCTGGGCCTGCTGATGCGCGGTCCCCTGGCGCCCGACACCCATGAAGACGGTCTGCCCGGTGATTTCCGCGCCTTCAAGGGGCTGGTGGAAAGCCTGGCTGCCACGTTGGGCGCCGCGCTGGAAGTGCGCCAGCTGCGGGGCAGCGCCGTGCCCGCCGCCCTGCACCCCGGCATTGCCGGCGAGGTGGTGTGGAACGGGCAGCCGGTGGGCTGGCTGGGCGCCCTGCACCCGGAAATCGCGCAGGCGTTCAGCCTGAAGGGCGAAACCTTCCTGCTGGAAGCCGCCCTGCCGCTGCCGGGCCGCGAGTGGGCCTTCCGCGACCCCAGCCGCGCGCCCGCCGCGTGGCGCGATCTGGCGGTCATTACGCCAGCCGGTGTCAGTTACGGCGAGGTGGCGGCCGTGCTGGGGCGCGAAGGCGGCGAACTGCTGCAGCGCACAGAGCCCTTCGACGTGTTCATGGGCGAACAGATTGGCGCGGGCAACCGCTCTGTGGCCGTGCGCCTGACCTACAGGGGCGACCGGACCCTGACCGAAGAGGAGATTGACGCCGTGTTCCAGCGGCAGATCGCGGCTGTCAAGGCCCAGGGCTGGAGCATCCGGGAGAAATAG